From the Oceanicaulis alexandrii DSM 11625 genome, one window contains:
- a CDS encoding MraY family glycosyltransferase: MSGALFAMALTAALVSFVVSVLVLKGGVLDLPNARSSHKTPTPRGGGVGVLAGVGAGALVASAFPLGASALGGVLIVTALLGLLGFLDDLFVLDERLKLVSFIVFCAAMVSAAGPVTRFGLTYELGFALPMLVGWIGSALFVFVVVNAANFMDGSDGILAAVMIPAGVALCVAGLAAGVMTSVIAGALLAASLAGFVVLNWPPAKLFAGDVGALGAGALYAGGALALVNHGFSGTLWLAPLFVLVFLADVLLTLLRRARHGRFSLSAHREHAYQRLIDSGWSHQAIALVYGGLTAGIGLTGLIAAQMMDGAVPMVFALWTVVLTALHVSVGRVVGR, encoded by the coding sequence GTGAGCGGGGCGCTGTTCGCCATGGCGCTCACCGCCGCCTTGGTGAGCTTTGTCGTCTCTGTGTTGGTCTTGAAGGGCGGCGTGCTCGATCTGCCGAACGCTCGGTCCAGTCACAAGACCCCCACGCCGCGCGGCGGGGGGGTGGGCGTTCTGGCGGGTGTGGGCGCCGGGGCGCTGGTGGCCAGCGCCTTTCCCCTGGGCGCCTCGGCGCTGGGGGGTGTTCTGATCGTGACGGCGCTGTTAGGCCTGCTGGGGTTTCTCGATGACCTCTTTGTGCTCGATGAACGCCTCAAACTGGTCTCCTTCATCGTTTTCTGCGCGGCGATGGTGTCCGCGGCCGGACCGGTCACCCGGTTCGGGCTGACCTATGAGCTCGGCTTTGCGCTGCCGATGCTCGTCGGCTGGATCGGCTCGGCGCTGTTTGTGTTCGTGGTCGTGAATGCGGCGAACTTCATGGATGGCTCGGACGGCATCCTTGCTGCGGTGATGATCCCCGCGGGCGTTGCGCTGTGCGTCGCCGGGCTGGCGGCAGGCGTGATGACCAGCGTCATTGCGGGGGCCTTGCTGGCCGCGAGCCTTGCCGGCTTTGTTGTGCTGAACTGGCCGCCGGCGAAACTGTTTGCGGGCGATGTGGGCGCGCTGGGCGCCGGGGCGCTCTATGCGGGCGGTGCGCTGGCGCTGGTCAATCACGGCTTTTCCGGCACGCTCTGGCTGGCGCCCTTGTTCGTGCTGGTCTTTCTGGCGGACGTTCTGCTGACCCTGCTGCGCCGGGCGCGGCATGGCCGGTTTTCGTTGTCGGCCCATCGTGAGCACGCCTATCAGCGCCTGATTGATTCAGGTTGGAGCCATCAGGCGATCGCGCTCGTCTATGGCGGGCTGACCGCCGGGATCGGGCTCACAGGCCTGATCGCCGCCCAGATGATGGACGGCGCCGTGCCGATGGTGTTCGCGCTCTGGACGGTGGTCCTGACCGCGCTTCACGTGTCGGTCGGGCGGGTTGTCGGGCGGTAG
- a CDS encoding S49 family peptidase, with protein sequence MSAKDTLSAAWTKAQKTVRQLLGQDTPLVPVIRLEGMIMSGGRNANALNLQRVEKQIERAFSIQDAPAVALLINSPGGSPVQSRLIHERIRALAEEKDKPVLAFCEDVAASGGYFLAVSGDEIFVDPATIIGSIGVINASFGFTEAMDKLGVERRVKTAGKSKLIADPFSPETDQQKKRMERLLNSVHSQFIDLVKARRGDMLKPKKGEELFDGSVFTGTEAIENGIADEIGDLRTVLKARFGKDTRTKVFTPASQGPLSRLFGIALDGVELRAAWARFGL encoded by the coding sequence ATGTCAGCAAAAGACACCCTGAGTGCGGCCTGGACGAAAGCGCAAAAGACTGTCCGTCAGCTTCTGGGACAGGACACGCCGCTGGTGCCGGTGATCCGCCTTGAAGGCATGATCATGTCGGGGGGACGCAATGCGAACGCGTTGAACCTGCAGCGGGTTGAGAAACAGATCGAGCGCGCTTTCTCGATCCAGGATGCGCCTGCCGTCGCCTTGCTGATCAATTCGCCTGGCGGCAGCCCGGTGCAGTCGCGCCTGATCCATGAACGCATCCGCGCGCTGGCGGAGGAGAAGGACAAGCCGGTTCTCGCCTTCTGCGAAGATGTGGCCGCGTCGGGCGGGTATTTCCTGGCGGTGTCGGGCGATGAGATCTTTGTCGATCCCGCCACGATCATTGGCTCGATCGGGGTGATCAACGCCAGCTTTGGCTTCACTGAAGCCATGGACAAGCTGGGCGTCGAACGCCGGGTGAAGACCGCCGGCAAGAGCAAGCTGATCGCAGACCCGTTCTCGCCTGAAACCGATCAGCAGAAAAAGCGCATGGAGCGGCTTCTGAATTCGGTGCACAGCCAGTTCATCGACCTCGTCAAAGCGCGCCGCGGCGACATGCTCAAACCCAAAAAGGGCGAAGAGCTGTTTGACGGCTCGGTCTTCACCGGAACCGAAGCGATCGAAAACGGCATCGCTGACGAGATCGGCGATCTGCGCACCGTGCTGAAAGCGCGCTTTGGCAAGGACACCCGCACAAAAGTCTTCACCCCCGCCAGTCAGGGGCCGCTCAGCCGCCTGTTCGGGATCGCTCTTGACGGCGTGGAGCTGCGCGCCGCCTGGGCGCGCTTCGGGCTCTAG
- a CDS encoding tetratricopeptide repeat protein, which yields MRPDTGFRAALTSILGLGLGLSVSACASLPDAGFGHEERSVYGSYLAARYAGSSRDLEASSELYAQALDRAPDSTLISQRAFFAALVAGDFDRADQVAEQAANDPETAQIAGIYWRALSLGHGREPVELENNAVGVFSNLVTDILQDWDAIARGQEVSWAQSDISLATPQTPSAEHWLHRALVLEHLGQDEAADAAYQNARAGMPGLITFNTLMYGAFLERQGRVDAARSLYEEALEIRSVERPDVEAALARLDHGGRPPRFPRAREAAARALFPPASIVSNRAGGEYTVLFLRVIQRLDPNFHYNTLTIAQMLDSLDLQEAALAEYAKIDDGPLYEGVQVNRIWLQFRMEERESLVDEARALVEQSPTIPHQLLLADMLRVTDRCSDAIPIYAHVVEQAREERGEADWRYVFYQAACTEIVEGWDVAEPLFERTLEQAPDEPLVLNHLGYNLIVKGEQLERGLRMVQRAVSLDPSNGAITDSLGWGHYKLGNLRDAIYWLERAVTLSPDSATNNWHLGDAYAAAGRQLEAEFQWRRALELDLDEGERELIERRLELGLDAGPPDLP from the coding sequence ATGCGCCCCGACACCGGCTTTCGCGCCGCGCTGACCTCGATCTTGGGCCTGGGCCTTGGATTGAGCGTGAGCGCGTGCGCCAGCTTGCCTGACGCCGGGTTCGGTCATGAAGAACGTTCGGTCTACGGCTCCTATCTGGCGGCGCGCTACGCCGGCTCGTCTCGCGATCTGGAAGCGTCGTCCGAGCTGTACGCTCAGGCGCTAGACCGGGCGCCGGACTCGACGCTGATCTCGCAGCGCGCTTTCTTCGCCGCCCTGGTGGCGGGAGATTTCGATCGCGCCGATCAGGTGGCCGAGCAGGCCGCCAATGATCCGGAGACCGCTCAGATCGCCGGCATATACTGGCGCGCCCTGAGCCTTGGACACGGCCGGGAGCCTGTTGAGCTGGAGAACAACGCCGTCGGCGTGTTTTCAAACCTCGTCACCGATATTCTTCAAGACTGGGACGCCATTGCGCGGGGGCAGGAGGTGTCCTGGGCGCAAAGCGATATCAGTCTGGCGACGCCGCAAACACCCTCAGCCGAGCACTGGCTGCATCGCGCGCTCGTTCTCGAGCATCTGGGCCAGGATGAAGCGGCGGACGCCGCCTATCAGAACGCCCGCGCCGGCATGCCTGGCCTGATCACTTTCAATACCCTGATGTATGGCGCATTTCTGGAGCGTCAGGGACGAGTGGATGCGGCGCGCTCGCTTTATGAAGAGGCGCTGGAGATCCGCTCAGTCGAGCGCCCTGATGTGGAAGCGGCGCTGGCGCGTCTGGACCATGGCGGCCGTCCGCCACGGTTTCCGCGTGCGCGGGAAGCCGCCGCGCGGGCGCTGTTTCCGCCAGCCTCCATCGTCAGCAACCGGGCGGGCGGCGAATATACGGTGCTGTTCCTGCGCGTGATCCAGCGTCTGGACCCGAATTTTCATTACAACACCCTGACCATCGCCCAGATGCTCGACAGTCTCGATCTGCAAGAGGCGGCGCTGGCTGAATACGCCAAGATCGACGACGGCCCGCTGTATGAGGGCGTCCAGGTCAATCGGATTTGGCTGCAATTCCGGATGGAGGAGCGCGAGAGCCTGGTGGATGAGGCGCGCGCGCTGGTCGAGCAAAGTCCAACCATCCCGCATCAGCTCTTGCTGGCGGATATGCTCCGCGTGACCGATCGCTGTAGCGACGCCATACCGATTTACGCGCATGTGGTTGAACAAGCGCGGGAAGAGCGTGGCGAAGCGGATTGGCGCTATGTGTTCTACCAGGCGGCCTGCACCGAAATCGTCGAAGGCTGGGACGTGGCGGAGCCCTTGTTCGAACGCACGCTGGAGCAGGCGCCCGACGAGCCGCTGGTGCTCAATCATCTGGGCTATAATCTGATCGTGAAGGGTGAGCAGCTCGAACGCGGGCTGCGCATGGTCCAGCGGGCCGTATCGCTGGACCCGTCCAACGGCGCCATTACGGATTCGCTGGGTTGGGGGCATTACAAGCTCGGCAATTTGCGTGATGCGATCTACTGGCTGGAGCGTGCAGTCACCTTGAGCCCGGACAGCGCCACCAATAACTGGCATCTGGGCGACGCCTACGCCGCCGCCGGCCGTCAGCTGGAGGCGGAGTTCCAATGGCGCCGGGCGCTGGAGCTGGATCTGGATGAGGGCGAGCGTGAGCTGATCGAGCGCCGGCTGGAGCTGGGACTGGACGCCGGGCCGCCCGATCTGCCATGA
- a CDS encoding electron transfer flavoprotein-ubiquinone oxidoreductase, whose product MADGAIERESMEYDVVIAGAGPAGLAAAIRLKQRCEETGQDLTIAVLEKGSEVGAHILSGVVFDPKALDELLPDWRNDPSQPFDTEVTEDVFMALGEAGSATIPGFGMPPFMHNHGCYVGSLATMCRWLAEKAEAMGVEVYPGFPADQFIEEDGVVKGVITGDMGVARDGGHKDMYQPGMELRGKYTLIGEGARGSLSKQLIDKYGLSEGRDPQKFGIGMKELWRIKPENFKKGRVQHTMGWPLDNSTGGGSFLYHFGDNLVSVGFVVHLNYKNPHLFPFGEFQRFKTHPDIAPIFEGAERLSYGARAITEGGYQSVPKLTFPGGALIGCSAGFVNVPRIKGSHNAMKTGMMAAEAAFDALAEGRQGDELTAYAEAYDKSWVKKELKTVRNAKPLWTKFGTVLGVALGGMDMWTNYLFGFSIFGTLSHGGSDAEALKPADKCKQIDYPKPDGVLTFDRLSSVFISNTNHEEDQPIHLKLKDPALQKSSEYDVYGGPSARYCPAAVYEWVTPDEGGEPTFVINAQNCVHCKTCDIKDPNQNINWTTPEGGGGPNYPNM is encoded by the coding sequence ATGGCCGACGGGGCGATTGAGCGCGAATCCATGGAATACGATGTGGTCATCGCAGGGGCTGGCCCAGCCGGTCTTGCGGCGGCGATTCGTCTGAAACAACGCTGCGAAGAAACCGGGCAGGATCTGACCATCGCCGTCCTTGAAAAAGGCTCCGAAGTCGGCGCGCACATCCTGTCAGGCGTCGTTTTCGATCCCAAGGCGCTGGACGAGTTGCTGCCGGACTGGCGCAATGATCCAAGCCAGCCGTTCGACACGGAAGTCACCGAAGACGTCTTCATGGCGCTGGGCGAGGCGGGCTCCGCCACGATCCCCGGCTTCGGCATGCCGCCCTTCATGCACAATCATGGCTGCTATGTCGGCTCGCTGGCGACCATGTGCCGCTGGCTGGCTGAAAAAGCTGAAGCCATGGGCGTTGAGGTCTATCCCGGTTTCCCGGCGGACCAGTTCATCGAGGAAGACGGCGTCGTCAAAGGCGTGATCACCGGCGATATGGGCGTCGCGCGCGATGGCGGTCACAAGGACATGTACCAGCCCGGCATGGAGCTGCGCGGCAAGTACACCCTGATCGGCGAAGGCGCGCGCGGTTCGCTGTCCAAGCAACTGATCGACAAATACGGACTCAGCGAAGGCCGCGACCCGCAGAAATTCGGCATCGGCATGAAAGAGCTCTGGCGCATCAAGCCGGAGAATTTCAAGAAGGGCCGCGTGCAGCACACCATGGGCTGGCCGCTGGACAATTCCACGGGCGGCGGCTCCTTCCTCTATCATTTCGGTGACAATCTTGTTTCGGTCGGCTTTGTGGTGCACCTCAACTACAAGAACCCGCACCTGTTCCCGTTCGGCGAATTCCAGCGCTTCAAGACCCACCCTGACATCGCGCCGATCTTTGAAGGCGCCGAGCGTCTGTCCTATGGCGCGCGGGCGATCACCGAGGGCGGCTATCAGTCCGTGCCCAAGCTGACCTTCCCGGGCGGCGCGCTGATCGGTTGTTCGGCCGGGTTCGTGAACGTGCCGCGCATCAAGGGCAGCCATAACGCCATGAAGACCGGCATGATGGCCGCTGAAGCTGCGTTCGACGCGCTGGCCGAAGGGCGTCAGGGCGACGAGCTGACCGCTTACGCTGAAGCCTATGACAAGTCCTGGGTGAAAAAAGAACTCAAGACCGTCCGTAACGCCAAGCCGCTCTGGACGAAGTTCGGAACGGTGCTGGGCGTCGCGCTGGGCGGTATGGACATGTGGACCAACTATCTGTTCGGGTTCTCGATCTTCGGCACGCTCAGCCATGGCGGCAGTGACGCAGAGGCGCTCAAGCCCGCCGACAAATGCAAGCAGATCGACTATCCCAAGCCTGACGGCGTTCTGACCTTTGACCGTCTGTCCTCGGTGTTCATCTCGAACACCAATCATGAGGAAGACCAGCCGATCCACCTGAAACTCAAGGATCCGGCGCTGCAGAAGTCGTCCGAATATGATGTCTATGGCGGCCCGTCCGCGCGGTATTGCCCGGCGGCGGTCTATGAATGGGTGACGCCGGACGAAGGCGGAGAGCCGACCTTCGTGATCAATGCGCAGAACTGCGTCCACTGCAAAACCTGCGACATCAAGGATCCCAACCAGAACATCAACTGGACCACGCCTGAAGGCGGTGGCGGTCCCAACTATCCGAACATGTAA
- a CDS encoding tRNA1(Val) (adenine(37)-N6)-methyltransferase, with product MTRAPDAFLGGKIKLHQLEDGYRAGMDAAVLAAALGLKPGQRALEFGCGAGAALLSAAALYPDAHLTGIERDPEAAALAQSNIVLNGCEDRVSVTEGDALGFRAARELDAVFFNPPFFDDPTTLRAPKSGKTPAWMSDAGLEAWMEAGLKRLKSGGVLTVIQRADRLDDLLLALKGRAGAVVILPVQARAAEPAKRVLVQATKTGKGPLQLLPPLTLHETGGSGITPEADAIFRGERRLALRR from the coding sequence GTGACCCGTGCGCCGGACGCCTTTCTGGGCGGCAAGATCAAACTGCACCAGCTTGAAGACGGCTATCGCGCCGGCATGGACGCGGCGGTGCTGGCGGCGGCGCTGGGGCTAAAGCCGGGCCAGCGCGCGCTCGAGTTCGGCTGCGGCGCGGGCGCGGCGCTGCTGAGCGCGGCGGCGCTGTATCCAGACGCCCACCTGACCGGGATCGAGCGGGATCCTGAAGCCGCCGCCCTGGCGCAGAGCAATATCGTGCTGAACGGGTGTGAAGACCGGGTCTCGGTGACCGAGGGTGATGCGCTGGGCTTCAGGGCCGCGCGCGAGCTGGATGCGGTGTTCTTCAACCCACCCTTCTTTGACGACCCGACGACCTTGCGCGCGCCCAAGAGCGGAAAAACACCCGCCTGGATGTCGGACGCCGGGCTTGAGGCGTGGATGGAAGCGGGGCTCAAACGGCTCAAATCAGGCGGGGTGCTGACGGTGATCCAGCGCGCCGACCGGCTTGATGATCTGCTTCTCGCGTTGAAAGGGCGGGCGGGCGCGGTCGTCATCCTGCCTGTTCAGGCGCGCGCCGCAGAGCCCGCAAAGCGGGTGCTGGTGCAGGCGACCAAGACCGGCAAGGGGCCGCTTCAACTCCTGCCGCCCCTGACCTTGCACGAAACCGGCGGATCAGGCATCACGCCGGAGGCTGACGCCATCTTCCGCGGCGAGCGCCGCCTTGCCTTGCGCCGCTAA
- a CDS encoding uracil-DNA glycosylase, with the protein MTAPLSPEDVRALKSLIGWWDQSGVEALPPLPAPKAAASSSIAPPPAASEARATGAQARQAGFGAAPTQDGRALAQATQSVDELKQALDAFDGCPLKATATQLVFARGNPQGDVMVVGEAPGRDEDREGVPFVGPAGHLLDKMLSAIGLDDTRALITNVVYWRPPGNRKPTDAEIEACRPFAERHIELVKPKALVFAGGIAAQSLLRSKDGIMTLRGRWHDYTLSDGTVIPALPMYHPAFLLRRPQEKAKSWQDLLSLKARLNA; encoded by the coding sequence ATGACCGCGCCCCTCTCCCCCGAAGATGTCCGTGCTCTGAAGAGCCTGATCGGATGGTGGGATCAATCGGGCGTCGAGGCGCTGCCGCCCCTGCCCGCGCCCAAAGCGGCTGCATCCTCCAGCATCGCGCCGCCGCCCGCCGCCTCTGAAGCGCGCGCCACCGGCGCCCAGGCGCGTCAGGCCGGCTTTGGCGCCGCGCCGACTCAGGACGGTCGCGCCCTGGCGCAGGCGACCCAGTCCGTGGACGAGCTCAAGCAAGCGCTCGACGCTTTTGACGGCTGCCCGCTGAAAGCCACCGCCACCCAGCTGGTGTTCGCACGGGGCAATCCCCAGGGCGATGTCATGGTGGTGGGCGAAGCGCCAGGCCGGGATGAAGACCGCGAGGGCGTCCCCTTCGTGGGGCCCGCCGGGCATTTGCTCGACAAGATGCTCAGCGCCATCGGCCTGGATGACACGCGCGCCCTGATCACCAACGTGGTCTACTGGCGTCCGCCGGGGAACCGCAAACCCACCGACGCCGAGATCGAGGCCTGCCGCCCGTTCGCCGAGCGCCATATCGAGCTGGTGAAACCCAAAGCCCTTGTCTTTGCCGGCGGCATCGCCGCGCAAAGCCTGTTGCGGTCCAAAGACGGGATCATGACGCTGCGCGGACGCTGGCATGACTACACGCTCAGCGACGGGACGGTGATTCCGGCCCTGCCGATGTATCACCCCGCCTTCCTGCTGCGTCGCCCGCAGGAGAAAGCCAAAAGCTGGCAGGATTTGCTGAGCCTGAAGGCGAGATTAAATGCTTAA
- a CDS encoding M14 family metallopeptidase has protein sequence MRISSQFDSGNIVVKSASDPKDIRLEIKKDKGSDFYQWFHFRLSGAKGQTCCMVIENAGGAAYLDGWDGYQAVASEDREHWERIETSYADGQLTLTLTPDADAVWIAYFAPYSMARHDALIAACQADPRVTLDVIGETLDGRDIDRLIVGEPGDGKKTLWITARQHPGESMAEWAAEGLLERLLDDNDPVARDLLSKAVFHIVPNMNPDGSFRGHLRTNAKGVNLNREWDKASAENSPEVKCVLDAMEQTGVDFFLDMHGDEGLPYNFIAGAEGVPGWTESDQKKLDGYKAELKRFNPDFQTAFGYDVDAPGSADLSIATHWMRHHFKCLAMTLEMPFKDNADMPDAIYGWSTERSMKLGASQLDAIRAMLDQL, from the coding sequence ATGCGCATCTCCAGCCAGTTTGATTCCGGCAATATCGTTGTGAAGTCCGCTTCCGACCCCAAGGACATTCGCCTTGAGATCAAAAAGGACAAGGGCTCGGACTTCTATCAATGGTTCCATTTCCGCCTGTCCGGCGCGAAGGGCCAGACCTGCTGCATGGTGATCGAGAACGCCGGCGGCGCCGCGTATCTGGACGGCTGGGACGGCTATCAGGCCGTCGCGTCTGAAGACCGCGAGCATTGGGAGCGGATCGAGACGTCATACGCTGACGGTCAGCTGACCCTGACGCTCACCCCGGATGCGGACGCCGTGTGGATCGCTTATTTCGCCCCCTATTCCATGGCCCGCCATGACGCCCTGATCGCCGCCTGCCAGGCCGATCCCCGCGTCACGCTCGATGTGATCGGCGAGACGCTGGACGGTCGCGATATCGACCGGCTCATCGTGGGCGAACCCGGCGACGGCAAGAAGACGCTATGGATCACCGCGCGCCAGCACCCAGGCGAGAGCATGGCGGAATGGGCGGCCGAAGGCCTTCTGGAGCGTCTTCTGGATGACAATGATCCGGTGGCGCGCGACCTGCTGTCAAAAGCCGTCTTCCACATCGTGCCGAACATGAATCCGGACGGGTCGTTTCGCGGCCATCTGCGCACCAACGCCAAGGGCGTGAACCTCAACCGCGAATGGGACAAGGCGAGCGCCGAGAACTCTCCGGAAGTCAAATGCGTGCTCGACGCCATGGAGCAGACCGGCGTCGACTTTTTCCTCGACATGCATGGCGACGAAGGCCTGCCCTATAACTTCATCGCGGGCGCCGAAGGCGTGCCGGGATGGACGGAGAGCGATCAGAAAAAGCTCGACGGCTACAAGGCGGAACTGAAACGCTTCAACCCCGATTTCCAGACCGCGTTCGGCTATGACGTCGATGCGCCGGGCAGCGCCGACCTTTCGATCGCGACGCACTGGATGCGGCATCATTTCAAATGCCTCGCCATGACCCTGGAAATGCCGTTCAAGGACAATGCGGACATGCCTGACGCCATCTATGGCTGGTCGACAGAGCGCTCGATGAAACTCGGCGCCAGCCAACTCGACGCCATTCGCGCGATGCTCGATCAGCTCTGA
- a CDS encoding 4-(cytidine 5'-diphospho)-2-C-methyl-D-erythritol kinase, with product MTDAASEFAPAKVNLSLRVGPPRADGYHPLDSLVVFADWGDALSAQPADTLTLSLTGPGADGLQSDPQNLVLKAAYALRAAADQPELGAHLTLDKHLPVAAGLGGGSSDAAAALRVLNRVWDLGFSLKQLAEIGTVVGADVPACVHARPLRMQGIGERVTPLIAWPALHGVIVHPGAPVPTGPVFKAYDATAPQPLSPGAPMLAGDLEAALNRLALDGNDLEAPAIAHCPVIEPALAALKRQPGARLVRMSGSGASCFAMFETPESADRASRMIAGEHPDWTSRAVVFGGAA from the coding sequence ATGACAGACGCAGCCAGTGAATTCGCCCCCGCCAAAGTCAATCTCAGCCTGCGCGTCGGTCCGCCGCGCGCTGACGGCTACCATCCGCTCGACTCCCTTGTGGTGTTCGCGGACTGGGGCGATGCGTTGAGCGCGCAGCCCGCTGACACACTGACGCTCAGCCTTACGGGGCCGGGGGCTGATGGCCTGCAGTCGGATCCGCAAAACCTGGTGCTGAAAGCCGCCTACGCCTTGCGCGCTGCGGCGGACCAGCCCGAGCTGGGCGCCCATCTGACGCTGGACAAGCATTTGCCGGTCGCGGCGGGGCTCGGCGGTGGGTCTTCAGATGCGGCGGCGGCGCTGCGCGTGTTGAACCGGGTCTGGGATCTGGGGTTTTCCCTCAAGCAACTTGCAGAGATCGGCACGGTGGTCGGCGCGGACGTGCCGGCCTGTGTTCATGCTCGCCCCTTACGGATGCAAGGCATCGGCGAACGCGTCACCCCGTTGATCGCCTGGCCGGCCCTTCATGGGGTGATCGTGCATCCCGGGGCGCCGGTGCCCACTGGGCCCGTGTTCAAGGCCTATGATGCGACAGCGCCGCAGCCGCTATCTCCCGGAGCGCCCATGCTGGCGGGCGATCTGGAGGCGGCGCTCAATCGTCTGGCGCTGGACGGCAATGATCTTGAGGCGCCCGCGATCGCGCATTGCCCGGTTATCGAGCCGGCGCTGGCGGCGCTGAAGCGTCAGCCTGGCGCGCGCCTTGTGCGCATGTCCGGGTCAGGGGCGAGCTGTTTTGCGATGTTCGAAACGCCGGAGTCCGCGGACAGGGCGTCCCGTATGATCGCAGGCGAGCACCCGGACTGGACCAGCCGCGCTGTGGTGTTCGGGGGCGCAGCGTGA
- a CDS encoding polyprenyl synthetase family protein yields MAAVEAVIEERMASATHSIPQTADYLVAAGGKRIRPLITVTAARMLGYEGAGHVSLAAAVEYIHSATLLHDDVVDESELRRGKAPANAVWGNAHSVLVGDFLFARSFMMMVDAGSMDALHVLSRAASVIAEGEVRQLAAVRNIDISRAEYMSIIDAKTAALFSAAAQVAPILNGSDKAVEDGLETYGRELGLAFQLVDDALDYGGMAAELGKNTGDDFREGKITLPVALALEAADDQERAFWKRVISDGEQSDADFDEALAILTKHGALDATLEAARAHAANAVNALNIAPRNEWTEALAALPEFVVERAY; encoded by the coding sequence ATGGCCGCTGTTGAGGCCGTGATCGAAGAACGTATGGCCAGCGCCACCCATTCGATCCCGCAAACGGCCGACTATCTGGTGGCTGCGGGGGGCAAGCGCATCCGGCCGCTGATCACCGTCACAGCCGCGCGCATGCTGGGCTATGAAGGCGCGGGCCATGTGTCATTGGCGGCGGCGGTGGAATACATCCACTCCGCGACGCTGCTTCATGATGACGTGGTGGACGAAAGCGAGCTGCGCCGCGGCAAGGCGCCCGCCAACGCCGTCTGGGGCAACGCGCATTCCGTGCTGGTCGGCGATTTCCTGTTCGCGCGCTCTTTCATGATGATGGTCGATGCGGGCTCCATGGACGCGCTTCATGTGCTCAGCCGCGCCGCGTCGGTGATCGCCGAAGGCGAGGTGCGCCAGCTGGCCGCCGTGCGCAATATCGACATCAGCCGCGCTGAATATATGAGCATCATCGACGCCAAGACCGCCGCGCTGTTCTCGGCCGCCGCCCAGGTGGCGCCGATCCTGAACGGCTCGGACAAGGCGGTCGAAGACGGGCTTGAGACCTATGGTCGCGAGCTGGGCCTCGCCTTCCAGCTGGTCGATGACGCGCTTGATTATGGCGGCATGGCGGCTGAGCTCGGCAAGAACACCGGCGATGATTTCCGCGAAGGCAAGATCACCCTGCCCGTCGCGCTGGCGCTGGAAGCGGCAGATGATCAAGAACGCGCTTTCTGGAAACGTGTGATCAGCGATGGCGAGCAGTCGGACGCTGATTTCGACGAAGCGCTCGCCATCCTGACAAAGCATGGCGCGCTTGACGCCACGCTCGAAGCCGCCCGCGCCCATGCCGCGAACGCGGTCAATGCGCTCAACATCGCGCCTCGCAACGAGTGGACAGAGGCGCTGGCCGCCCTGCCCGAGTTTGTTGTGGAACGCGCATACTGA
- a CDS encoding putative signal transducing protein, which translates to MIEVLATNDPVKLSFAQAILKEAGIEAVTLDEQTSSTFGGALPWIKRRILVREQDADRAKAMLIDALKDDAEQ; encoded by the coding sequence ATGATCGAAGTGCTGGCGACAAACGATCCCGTGAAACTGAGTTTCGCCCAGGCGATTCTCAAGGAGGCGGGGATCGAGGCGGTGACGCTGGACGAGCAGACCTCCTCGACCTTTGGCGGGGCGCTGCCCTGGATCAAGCGCCGGATTCTGGTCCGGGAGCAGGATGCCGATCGCGCCAAGGCCATGCTGATTGATGCGCTCAAGGACGATGCGGAACAGTGA